In one window of Vibrio sp. JC009 DNA:
- a CDS encoding O-succinylhomoserine (thiol)-lyase — translation MSQRKSSTIAVRTGIESDTQFNAVVPPIYLSTNYSFPEFGEVPQYDYTRSGNPNRGMLEQALSELESGKGAVVTNCGTSALNLMVSAFLGPDDLLIAPNDCYGGSYRLFNTRAQKGDFKVQFIDQTDESALEAVLAQKPKLILLETPSNPLVRVVDIAAVCEKAKKIGALVAVDNTFLTPIYQKPLELGADLVIHSTTKYINGHSDVIGGVIVTATEEHAEELGWWGNCIGATGTPFDSYMTLRGLRTLGARMRIHEESSLAILEALKKQPLVGSIYHPSLEEHPGHEIAKKQQSGFGSMLSFEFAGSFEQLKAFVNELKLFSLAESLGGVESLICHPASMTHRAMGEEALAKAGVSQNLLRLSVGLEDKQDLISDLEYAFNAVAEGV, via the coding sequence ATGTCTCAAAGGAAGTCTTCAACTATTGCTGTCAGGACGGGGATTGAATCTGATACTCAGTTCAATGCCGTTGTGCCACCGATTTATCTTTCAACAAACTACAGTTTTCCTGAGTTTGGTGAAGTGCCTCAATATGATTACACCCGCTCGGGGAACCCGAACAGGGGGATGCTGGAGCAGGCTCTGTCTGAGCTAGAGTCCGGAAAAGGCGCGGTAGTCACAAACTGCGGGACATCTGCGCTTAACCTGATGGTTTCTGCTTTTTTAGGGCCGGATGATCTGCTTATTGCGCCGAATGACTGCTACGGTGGTTCGTACCGGTTGTTTAATACCCGTGCTCAGAAAGGTGACTTTAAAGTTCAGTTTATCGATCAGACAGATGAAAGTGCGCTGGAGGCAGTTCTGGCTCAAAAGCCAAAACTGATCCTTCTGGAGACGCCGTCTAACCCGTTGGTACGTGTGGTGGATATTGCGGCGGTTTGCGAGAAAGCGAAAAAAATCGGTGCTTTGGTTGCCGTGGATAACACCTTTTTGACACCCATATACCAAAAGCCTCTGGAACTGGGCGCGGACCTGGTTATTCATTCAACCACCAAGTATATCAACGGTCATTCCGATGTGATTGGCGGGGTTATTGTTACTGCAACAGAAGAGCATGCAGAAGAGCTTGGCTGGTGGGGGAACTGTATTGGTGCTACCGGGACGCCATTTGACAGCTATATGACGTTGCGAGGTTTGCGTACACTTGGAGCCAGAATGCGGATTCATGAAGAGAGTTCACTGGCTATCCTGGAGGCTTTGAAAAAACAGCCTTTGGTGGGAAGTATTTATCATCCTAGCCTTGAAGAGCATCCGGGGCATGAAATTGCTAAAAAGCAGCAGTCGGGATTTGGTTCAATGTTAAGTTTCGAGTTTGCTGGTAGTTTTGAGCAGTTGAAAGCTTTTGTTAATGAGCTGAAGCTGTTTTCACTTGCTGAGTCTCTTGGCGGAGTGGAGAGCCTGATTTGTCATCCGGCCTCCATGACTCACAGAGCAATGGGTGAAGAGGCGCTTGCAAAAGCCGGAGTATCACAAAACCTTCTCAGACTTTCAGTGGGTCTGGAAGATAAACAAGATTTAATTTCAGATTTAGAATATGCCTTTAATGCGGTTGCGGAGGGAGTATAA
- a CDS encoding bifunctional aspartate kinase/homoserine dehydrogenase II has protein sequence MTVSRQLHKFGGSSLADPECYKRVANILKEYSDKEDLIVVSAAGDTTNRLIEWCDTLDKDGRIAHELLMSLREYQSGLITALLDEPDDLLSQFHSEITALGELNAPLTIAQKSAVQGHGESWSARLLSALLNQKELPAVAVDARNFLRAERATQPEVDGARSWPLLKELLVQHSNHRLVITGFMAQNQAEETVLLGRNGSDYSATVIGALAEASQVTIWSDVAGVYSADPRKVNDACLLPLLRLDEASELARLAAPVLHSRTLQPVAQSAMNLELRCSYQPEAGSTRIERVLASGRGAKIISSLDEVLLIELNFADGHDFERVQEEVMGRLQRAQLQPLAYDIQADQGELLLAYTAEVAAGALEYLQDAAIEADIHLREGYSMIAAVGAGVTNNAIHSHGIYQQLKNAPVKFISEAETGLSLVAVLRKTDTQLLVNAIHKQLFQAQKRIGLVLCGKGNIGSSWLELFAKQKTELEKRRGMNFELIGVVDSHTYWMDFDGIDVESVSARFDDEAIENDGKEWLDRLTHHQGYDEVIVLDVTASESLSLQYPEIAGKGLHLISANKVAGSASGHFYHQVQNAFAKTGRHWLYNATVGAGLPVNHTVQDLRESGDEIVALSGIFSGTLSWLFQQFDGSLPFMDLVDLAWQQGLTEPDPRSDLDGSDVMRKLVILARESGLELEPENVKVESLVPGELKSLSLDEFFEQGSRLSEDLAERLEKAQREGKVLRYVARMTKDGSAYVGIEDLPAEHALANLLPCDNIFAIESVWYKDNPLVIRGPGAGKEVTAGAIQSDINRLSSLL, from the coding sequence ATGACCGTTTCTCGTCAGTTACATAAGTTTGGTGGCAGTAGCCTTGCTGATCCTGAGTGCTATAAACGCGTAGCGAATATTCTTAAAGAGTACTCAGACAAAGAAGATTTAATTGTTGTTTCAGCAGCCGGTGATACCACCAACAGGCTGATTGAGTGGTGCGATACGCTGGATAAAGACGGACGCATCGCTCATGAACTGCTTATGTCGCTGCGGGAATATCAAAGCGGCCTTATCACCGCTTTACTGGATGAGCCGGATGATCTGCTTAGCCAGTTTCACTCGGAAATTACCGCACTTGGCGAGTTAAACGCGCCTTTAACTATTGCTCAGAAGTCCGCAGTTCAGGGGCATGGGGAAAGCTGGTCGGCAAGGTTGCTTTCTGCGCTGCTCAACCAGAAGGAACTGCCTGCGGTAGCTGTTGATGCAAGAAACTTCCTGCGGGCAGAAAGAGCCACTCAGCCAGAGGTGGACGGTGCGCGTTCATGGCCACTACTTAAAGAACTTCTGGTGCAGCATTCAAATCACAGGTTAGTGATTACTGGTTTTATGGCCCAGAATCAGGCGGAAGAGACGGTACTGCTGGGCCGTAATGGGTCGGACTACTCCGCAACCGTTATTGGCGCTCTTGCGGAAGCCTCGCAAGTAACTATCTGGAGCGATGTAGCTGGTGTATACAGCGCCGACCCGAGAAAGGTTAACGATGCTTGTCTGCTTCCGTTGCTGCGCCTTGATGAAGCCAGTGAACTGGCTCGCCTTGCTGCTCCTGTGCTTCACAGCAGAACTCTGCAGCCGGTTGCCCAGAGTGCGATGAACCTGGAGCTAAGGTGCAGCTATCAGCCTGAAGCTGGTTCTACCCGTATTGAGCGTGTACTGGCTTCTGGCCGGGGGGCTAAAATTATCTCATCACTTGATGAAGTTCTGCTTATCGAGCTTAATTTTGCTGATGGCCATGACTTTGAGCGCGTTCAGGAAGAGGTGATGGGCAGGCTGCAAAGAGCGCAGTTGCAGCCTCTTGCTTATGATATTCAGGCCGATCAGGGTGAGCTTTTGCTGGCTTATACAGCTGAAGTTGCGGCAGGTGCTCTGGAGTACCTTCAGGATGCCGCTATTGAAGCGGATATTCACCTTAGAGAAGGTTATTCAATGATTGCTGCGGTTGGCGCGGGAGTGACCAACAATGCAATTCATAGCCACGGCATTTATCAGCAGTTAAAAAACGCGCCTGTTAAGTTTATCAGCGAAGCGGAAACCGGGCTTAGTCTTGTTGCTGTTCTGCGCAAAACCGACACTCAGCTTCTGGTGAATGCGATTCACAAGCAGCTGTTTCAGGCGCAAAAGCGTATTGGTCTTGTCTTGTGTGGCAAAGGAAATATCGGCTCCAGCTGGCTTGAGCTGTTTGCTAAGCAGAAGACTGAGCTTGAAAAGCGTCGCGGCATGAACTTTGAGCTGATTGGTGTGGTTGATAGCCACACTTACTGGATGGACTTTGACGGTATTGATGTTGAGTCTGTCTCTGCGCGTTTTGATGATGAAGCGATTGAGAACGACGGTAAAGAGTGGCTGGACAGGCTGACTCATCATCAGGGCTACGATGAAGTTATCGTGCTGGATGTGACTGCCAGCGAAAGTCTGTCGCTTCAGTATCCTGAAATTGCCGGGAAAGGTTTGCATCTGATCTCTGCAAATAAAGTGGCAGGCTCCGCTTCCGGTCACTTCTATCATCAGGTGCAGAATGCTTTTGCGAAAACAGGCCGTCACTGGCTTTACAATGCAACTGTAGGTGCTGGCCTGCCTGTGAACCATACGGTGCAGGACCTGCGCGAAAGCGGTGATGAGATTGTTGCGTTGTCAGGTATTTTCTCTGGTACTTTATCCTGGCTGTTCCAGCAGTTTGATGGTTCTCTGCCGTTTATGGATTTAGTCGACCTTGCCTGGCAGCAGGGCTTAACCGAGCCTGACCCTCGTTCTGATTTAGATGGTTCTGATGTGATGCGTAAGCTGGTGATCCTGGCGCGTGAATCCGGACTGGAGCTGGAGCCGGAAAATGTCAAAGTGGAGTCGCTGGTACCGGGTGAGCTGAAATCTCTTTCTCTGGATGAGTTTTTCGAGCAGGGTAGCCGCTTGAGTGAAGATCTGGCGGAAAGACTGGAAAAAGCACAGCGAGAAGGCAAGGTGCTGCGTTATGTTGCCAGAATGACAAAAGATGGTTCAGCTTACGTAGGTATCGAAGACCTGCCGGCAGAACACGCTCTGGCGAATCTTCTGCCTTGTGACAATATCTTTGCTATTGAAAGTGTCTGGTATAAGGATAATCCGCTGGTTATCCGTGGGCCAGGTGCCGGTAAAGAAGTGACTGCCGGGGCGATTCAGTCGGATATTAATAGGCTTTCAAGTTTGCTTTAA